The nucleotide sequence CGCGAGGACTTTGCCCCCAACGTTGCCGCTAAGACGATCGCCCGCATCGAACAGGGCAAGGTGCGGCGCGTTCAGACAAAAACGGTCCAGGCCATCGCCGCAAGGCTTCGGGTGGAACCGGACGAGATCGGGACTTACTGACGCTTCTGTCCGGACGGCCTGACGTTGCAGCGGCAGAGGCCAGATTCGAACGATTCGATGATAAAACGCCGCGAGAGTTGCTCGCAAGCGATGATGCCGAATCCCGGCACGCCGGGGTGCCGTTCCGCCGAAGTAGGCGTTGACATCTCTGTGGGGAATCCCGGCGCGCCGGGATACCGTTCCGCCAGCGCTCGCCGTACAGATCGGCTGGCACGCTCATCAAAAGCGCCGCGCGGCGCATCTGCTTGAGCGCCGCGGCGCACTGGGGCGCCACGTGGCCCAGCATGATCGACCTAAGTGCATGACCTGTTCCGCGTTACGTGCAAGCCGATCAAAGGGCCGCTGCTCGCCCGCCGACGCAAATGGCTGGGTGTCTTGCTCGCCATGTCTTTAACCGGCGGTCCGACACATCGGTCGAGAGACTCCGTGGCAAAGCCGGCTCCGTTTCGCCGGAAGAGCTTGCCCGGATCATCGATGGCCTGAACCAGATCATCGATGTCTAGGCCGCGATTAGCCCGCGTCGTCCGACCATCGGCGAAGGGCTTTGGTTCACGGCAACACAATCACGCGCAGGTCGCCGGTCACGTCAACATCCAGCCCCAGCCGGCAATGCGAAAGCCCGGGATGCTCGATCAGCCAGCGGGCCAAAGGCGTCACCACATGCCGCTCCAAAATCCGTTGCAACGGACGGACGCCGTAACGCGGGTCGTAGCCCGGCGCGGCAAGATGTTCGATCAGCCGCTCGCTGGGCGCAAGTTCAATCGCCGCTTTGACCAACCCTTCACGCCGGGCAATCTCGTTCAGCTCTTTGCGCGTGATCGCCAATACCTGCTCGCGCGTGAGAGGCTCGAACCGCACCACGGCGTCGATGCGATTAAAAAACTCCGGCCGAAAGAACGACGTCACCGCGCCCTCGTAATTCGGTTCGGCCGACACGTCGAAGCCGGGCGGCCGCTACGACTCGCCGCCCAAGTTCGACGTCATGATGATGATCGTGCTGCGGAAGTTCGTCGTGCGGCCGTAGGCGTCGGTCAGGCGGCCTTCGTCGAACAGGCCGAGCAATACGTCGAACACTTCCGGCGACGCCTTTTCGATCTCGTCGAGCAGCACCACCACGAACGGCTGCTGACGCACGCGCTTCACCAGTTCGCTGGGCGGGCCGTTCGGCCGGCCGAGCAGCCGTTGGGCCGCATCGAAACCGCCGTACTCGCTCATGTCGAGCCGCACCAGCCGGTCCTGCTTTTCGCCATGCTCGAAGAGATAACGGCAAAGCGTTTTGGCAAGCTGCGTCTTGCCCACGCCGGTGGGTCCGGAGAACAAGAGCACGCCCAGCGGCCGGTGCGGATCGTTCAGTCCGGCCTTGAAAGCCACGACCAATTGGGCTGCTGCCCGGCAGGCCGCGTCTTGGCCAACGATCTCGCGCCGAAAACCGCTCAGCACGTCGTCGAAGGCCAGCGGCAGGTCGTCGCGCAGCAACGGCTCCGGCAAGCCAGTGCGGCGGACGAAGGCGGCAATCGCGTCGGCGGCGCTCGCTTGCGGGCGATGCTTTCGCTGGGTTTGGTCGAGCAAGTCGTCGAAGAACCGGACCGTCTGTCCGGGAAAGGTCTCGTAGGGCGCGAACCGCCGGAAAAGATCATAGACCACGGCCGCAGCGCCGTCGGCCACCGTCACGCCCGACTGCTGCCGACGGGCGACGGCCTGCCGGTCGAGCACGGCCAGCGCGCGGGGCCGGTCGAGCGGTTCGACCGACACGATCTGGAACAGGTCGATCAAGCCGGGCAACAACCGCCGTAGCGCCGTCAGTTCGCCGGCGGTGGCCTCGCCGACCAGCCGCAGCTCGCCGCGTTCGAGGTACGGCAGGAAAAACATGGCGATGCCGTCGCCCGGCCCATCACCACCGGCCAGCGCCAGATCAAGCAGGTTTTCGACACATAGCACGCCGCTGGCCCCGCTCAGCTCTTCGACGATCTGCTGGCAGCGTGCTTCCCATTGTCCCAGATATTGCATGCCCGCGATTAATCGGCCTGCGCTGCTTAGCCAAAACGTCAGCCGCTCGTTGTCGCGTTCGTCGCCCGCATCGCCTGTAGCAGCGGCGGGCTGCGAAGCGTTGCGATCGAGCTGGCGGGCGGCCTCGGCCAACAGCATTGTCTTGCCGACGCCGGTGGGACCGACCAGGAGTAGATTGACCCGCGAAGCGGTAAGCTGCCGGGCAAGCGCGGCGGCTTCACTTTCACGGAGCCAGGCGCGCGCGAACCGCCGCCGCGCAGCGCGGTCGTCAAGCGGCTCGGCGACCGCGCCCAGCCCCGGCAAATCGGCATCGGGCTTCAGCCGCCGCGACCGGTCCTTCACGCGGATCACGATCTCGTCGAGCGTGATCCGGCCCGGCGGCAAGACGCGCGCCAGCTCGCGCGGCGACGATCCTTTAAGCTGCTGCTGAGCGTATTCACCCACAAGTTCTGCCAGGGCCGAGGCGTCGTGATAGTAAAAGTGGAAGCCAAGCGTCGGCAACGCCGCGAAATGGGGACCGCCGGCGTGATGTGCGGTCACGCACGGAACGCGCAACGGAAATGGCTCGTTGCCGGCATAAACGCGCCCGTCCGATTGGTATTCGGGCCGCACGGCGGCGATGAACTCCCGCAGTTCAACGTCGACCAGGTTGGACGATCCGCGCCAGGGCTCACGTTGATAGAGCCAGGCCAAATAGTCTTTCAACTCGTCGCAGGCGCGGTTGGCGGTCGGCGCCGTCGCCGCCGGCGCGTCGTCGAACACGCTGTCGACCGTCAGGGCGGTAAAAAAGTTCTGAGCGTCTTGCCAGACGACGATGGGGAAACGATGGAGCGGCATGGGGGATGGGAATTGCAAGTTGCGAATTGCAAATTTCAAATTGGCAAATGACTGACGAACTCCGGCGGTGGTTCGAGCGCGGCTAAGACAAAGCTCCGCAGGTCGTGCGGGGTCGGGGAACCGGCCACCGAAAGACCGCTGCGCAAATCGAACGTCGCCCCGCCCTCGCTGTAAACCCGCACTACTGGCAACAGCGGCTGAGGATCGTCATCGACTGTCGCGCTGCCTTCGGCCAAGGCCGCCAACCACCGGCGCCGCCGCTCGACGAACGAAGCACGCGCTGCTTCAGCGTCGTTATCGATTACCGGCACTACGGACACCTGCAGAGGAACAAGGTTCTGCGCTTTCGGGCAAAACAGGTGCGTTCCTTCTTCCGCCCTTGCGACGGCCAGGGCGTGCGGCCCGCCGACGGTCAGCGCACGCAAAGTGCCCTGGGCCGACAATGGTTGACAGTCGAGCGACAGCTCGCTGATGAACATGTGGGCGTACCAACTCGCCAACGCCGTGGCCTGGTCTGCGCCCGCGCCGCGAGGCGAAACAATCACAACCGCCTCGTCGCAAGTCGATTCGCCGAACTGGGCCATCGCCTCGACCAGCGCGGCCTCGTGCGAGAGTTGCTGGACCTGATGATCGAGTTGCTGCCCGAACCGTGACGATCCGCCGGCCAAGTCCTTCAAATAGCTATGGATGTCGTCGACAATGGCCAACTCGCGTAACAGTCGCCGTCCGCCCAAGCCCCACTTGGCCAGCCCGCGACGGCGCGGCGAACCGACCGACGGCGGCAACCAACCCGGTCGCGGCGACCGCTCAAGCCGCTCGGCGAGCTGGTCCGCATCACGCCGCAGCTTGTCGCACTGCTCCTTGACCAGGAAATAGCGGAACTGCTCGGCAGAACCGGCGGTCGCCAAGGCGACCCTGCTTTTTTCGCATCGCCGGTCGCAGCCCGCGCACAGATTGGGTGGCTACCCTCGCGACGAGCGGTCGAGCCTACTATACTGTTTCACAGCGCGCCTCCGCGCAGACGGCCCAGACTCTGCCTACGCGGGGTTCGGTTCGGTCGCGCTGCGTGGGCGGGTCACGACGCCAATGGCAACGGTAAGTCGTTCTAGGCAGTGTCTTTGTGCTTGTGTGCTTGAGGCCAATCGATGACGAGTGAGGCGTTACCCACGGCGAGCGGAGGAATTGAAGGCGCCAACCACCTCGATGGCGGAGCCTGCCGCGTCGAGCGGATCGGCTTCGCGCGCGCCTCTGAGCGCGCCGCAGCCGCCAGAGCGACCAAAGGTGCTTTCTACCGCGCAGAGCGGTGGTGCTGGTTCACCGCGACGCTGGCGGCTGTCGAATTCTCTTTGCAAGGACCATCTGTATCCCTGGATCAGGCTTGCGGGCGCTGGGCGATCGTTCTTGGGGCGGTAGCAGCGGGCGCTTTGCTTCGGGCCTTGACGGCCAGCCGAAAGGCGCCGTAGTTTTCCCGCGCGCTTGGTTACGGGAACGTGCTGACGACCGGACAACGTGGAATGACCGGCGGCGGACCACGGGCGGCTCGGCAGTGGAAAGCTGAGGGCGCGGTACATTCGCTTCGTTTACCATCCGGTTCGTCGGCCTGCCTCCGTCCGACCGACCAAATCGCGGCCACCAGAAACGGCTGTAGCGCGCTCGTCGCCTCCGGGTGCGGACTGAAGAGCAGGACGCGTCCACGCCCATACATGCTCGCGATTATTGCTGGCGTGTTGATCATTGTCCCTCGCTGGCATTCGTGCGCGGAGATTTCCGTCCTGAATAAGGCAATCGACGCAAAATCTGGCAAGTCTGCTCTGTGGCCACTCAGAAATATGGGTCCGCTGCTGTAGCGGACGTTCACGGTTTTCCGCACTTCTGGAAAGAGCTCCGCGCCTATGTCGGTGAGTTCTATGCCAACCATTCCTGTTCCTCGCGCTGCCAACGGGATCTCTGACCCATGCACATTTCTGGTGCCCGTAAGTGTCCGCGCATTAACCAGCGCGAGGCTCCAGTCGTAGCCGGACGTTGCGAGAAACGCGCCGCCGCAGATTCCGACGTAGCCGCCGCCGCCTCCTACAAACTGGCGTATGGCCGTCCGGCCCCTGGAACCAAGAGCAGCGGCCTGTTGTTTGCCACTTCCGCCTGGAACAACGAGAACGGCGAGTGAAGAGAGGATCCCCGCATCGATTTGCGCTGGGGTTACCAAACGGCATGTAATTCCGCAGTCCGCGTTAAGGATGCCGCAGATACGCTTCGCGGGTTCCGGTTGACTAGAGTCTGCGACTAGAACACCTGCGCTCGCGGCAGCCGATTTGGAAAAAGCCGCGCCGCGTGCGTTTAGGCACGCGGCGAACCCCTGCGGCACGGATTGCCGAGCGCCGCCCGACCAAACAAATTGGGAGAGTGAGACGCCGACTAGAGCGAGGGCAACGGAGACGAGGGCCGCTGCCTCCCACCCGTTGCGCATGCAGAGCGAAATTCGGCCCGAAGCGTCGTTTGTAAATTTACTATTGGGTCGCATTGGCGTCAAAAGGAGGCGGCACGCCGCGCAAGGAGACTCTTTATTTTATCTGCATCCGCGCTCGTTACGTGCCAAATCCAAACGGAGTATCCAACCCTCGCATACGGTTCAAGGTCCAAAAGGTAAGCGTGGCGGCAGGCGGGCTCGCAGAGCCGATGTATGCTAGCCGCATACCAACCGACGAGCGGCCCCTCGCGCGTGAGGAGGTCATGACCCAGATCGAGGCTGACGAGCCGGATGTCGGCGCCCGAGCCCCCGAGCCTCTTAATATGCGCATCGTGGAAAAGCTCCGAAGCGTAGGAGTTGCGAAACAGCGTATAAAGCACGTCGATACTCGGGTTTCGGGAGCACCACCGCTCAAGATAAAGGATATCCTGCCCCCAGTCAATGTTCGAGTCGACTAGATAACGGTGCCCACGCAGAGGTCCGCCCGCAAGCTCGTTGAAATATGACATCGAGTGCGGCCAGACGCCCAGGCCGCTCACCAATGACAAAAGCAGCAGGGAAATAAAGATTCGGTGCCTCATCTCGTGCGGGGCGCGACGAGGTGGCGCTGAGCCGCCAATCGCGATGAAGAGGAAAGGCATCGCGGGCAACATGTAGCGAAAGTGGCGATTTACGCCCGTTTGCGAGCTCACCAATGCCAAAATCGCCACGACTGTGACCAAGATGAGTGCTTCACCCACACGCCGGTAGCGCCGAGGCGCATAGTCTTCCTTCTTGGCCATATTCCGCCGACAGCGCCATCCTGACCGCCGGAAGCAACTGCGGAGGCGCGAGCAAAGCGCTAGGAGCAACAAAATGCATGTTCCGAGGGGGATCTTCAGAGATGCGCAAACGAGGTAATAATACCACCAGCCGCGCTGAGACCATTTGCCGCAGAGATAGGACTCCAAGCCCGCCTCGAAGTCGAGCTTCTGGATGTCCATGCCGAGTAAGTAGTCGCGCGGAACCGGAACTGGCAGCAGGCCGAGCCAACTGCCGCAAAAGCGGTTGCCGCCGGCGCCGCCGTCAGCCGGAGAATCGGCCCCGGCCAATACGCGCGAGACGAATGTAAACTGACCCAGGCGAGTAAAGGACCCGTCGAAAGCGTAACCGGCGTTTAAGGCGGCGAGACCGGCGCCAAGCACCAGAATAAGTTGCAGCGCCGCGCGGCGAGCTCCGCTCAGGCCCGACCGTCCTTCGCGAATGGCCAAGCCCGCCCACATCGCAGGCAAGATGGCCAGGAGGACAACCCAGGTCATCTTTGTCAGCAGCGCGAGGCCCAGCGCAACCCCTGCGAGCAGCGCACGACAGCAATCGGGACGCGCAAGCCATCGCCAAAAGGCGTAAGCCGCAGCGACACCTGCGCTAGCAGCAGCGGCATCGGGGCAGATTGTTGCGGACCAGGCCATTATGTTCGGCGAAAAACACCAAAGGATAACGGAAACCAAGCCCGCACGGCTCGCGTACATTTCGCTTGCCCAGTGGTAGCAGCAAACGGCACCGAGCACGCTGAACGGCAGACAGACGAGCCGCCCCAGGGCGAAAAAAAGCTGCGCGTCGGAAGCATTGTCACGCACCAGACCAACGCCGGCGCTCCACTCTCGTCGCCGCCGGTCGCCGTGGCCACGGGGCGGTGGGTTCACGCCCGCCTTCGCTCCCAAAAAATAGGCAGGTGCCGACGCGACGAGCCGCACAAGTGGCGGGTTAACCGCGTATAGGTCAAAATCCCCGGACGCCAGCGTATGCAGGCCGGCCGCAAGATGCGCGGCCTCATCGGAGACCGGCGCGTTTCTTGAGGAGATCCAGGCGACCAGAACACAATGGACCAGGATTGCCGCGGCTGCGAGCAAGCTCGCTGTACTACTACGGTTTTCGCGATTTGCACGCTTGTCGTTGGCCGCAAGCAGCACGGCACGTGCGGCCGAGACATGCCGATGGGATCCCGAGGCGCCGGCAAACCGTCCGATTGCATCCCTACACGCGCACACGGACTCGGGAACCTCTCCGTCTATACGCGTTTCGATCTTCGCTTGCGGCCCACGGCCCAGAGCACAGCGGCCAACGCGAGAAAACCTATGTTTATTATTAGAAGCGCGACACCTCTCGGCCGTCGCGCCGATGGGGTCGTCACGGCCGTGTTATCGTCGCCGGCGTATTGGCTGACTGGCACTACCTCACCATTGTCATAGCGCATAACCGATCCAGCTAGGTCGTCGCGAAGCTGGTCCCCCTGGACCAGCCCGAGGCGATCCAACGAAAAGCTTGCAGCGCCGATCTGCCCATTCACTTCACAGTTGTTAAGCGTAAAGTCGCGAGACAGCTCACGTTGCTGCGTATCATCGTCAAAGTATTTATCTAACCGGTAGTGGCTCGGTATGTACACACCGGAAACGTGCGTGTATCGCCACGTTCGGTCGAGAGTCGCAATTCCACTGGGGCTTCGTTCGACGAGCCTTGAGGGGTTGTAGCCTGCGTCGACGTTGAACGTCGTCTCGACCACCGTCGGCTGCTCCGACAGATCGTCGGGACGGACCCGATATTCCTGCACAAGCCTGTAGCCCGCGTGAGACGTCGATCTGACCTCCTCAATTCGAAGCGCGAGCGATTTGCCAGCTTTGAGCCAGTCGGCGCTGCTCTTTAATGCATCGGCAAAGCTCATGCTGCCACTGTAAGCGAAAAACGCCCGCGGGTCGATAACACTTGAATACCTGGCGAAGCGCTTGCTCTCCGCTGCGCCGCGACGCACGGCAGAGTTAATCCCTTTGCCCCTCGCAATCTGGAATCGCGGTGCCGCGCCCGGCGGTTCGGCCGGGATGCACTCGATCCACTCATCCACCGTAATCAGGTGACGCTGCCGAAGCGGGACCTGTCCCCAAATTTCGGTCACACCACTCGCAAGGTCGGTCACCGCCGCGTCTCCGACAACCTCATACGTGGTCGCCAGATTGTTCTTACGCATATCGAGGTCAAACTGCACAACAACATGGCGGACCTCCCACCAGCGCCCTTTCCTCGTAGTTCCGAGCAACTCTCCGCGCGCGGCGTCATCGCCTACGCGCGGTTGGATCTGGCGCATTTCGGTTCGGTATGCCCCGTCCTCTAAGGCGTATGAACCTGACCAGCTGGCGAGCCGTTCGTAGTTAGCCCTTATTTCCCCTTCGATCATGCGGATAATGCCAAGGCGCCGGTCCATCTCGGCGTTTTCTGCTACCGTTTGGTCGGGATATGCGCATGCGGTACGAAAAAGAGCCATGCATGCAAAAATTACCAGAGAGATGATGGACCACGATCGGCTCGGTGGAATCAAACACATGAATTGCCGCCGCTTGCCATTTTTGCGATATCGGGAGACGAAGCGACATTGCGCAACTTGGGATGCCATACAAAGAAAGCTGAAAGTTGCCTTCATTTATTACTCTTCGGTGCAATCGAGCACACTATCATTCGCGATGTAGGTCGTGCTCGGCGTGCCAGGCTCACATTGAGTGCATTTTGATTGCGGGTTACCGTTTTGGCAATAGCCGTAGACGCTCGGCGGCTGGTAGCATCCGTAACCAAGATACAGAGAAGTTAGGCAAGAATAGGAGTTAAAGCATGCGACGAACGTCGTCAGTCCTTGCTGCGCGCTGCCTGGAGTCGCGAGCACCTCGTGCGAATTGCCTGTGTAGGTTCTCCCGAAGTTGGTGGTCCCGCACGTTACACAGCCGCCTGGGCACGGTTGACTGTTGCTCGTAGCGCAGTCCGTTGTATTTGGCAGAAGGGCGTAGTTGCAGTCGGCAGCGACCGCCGGCGGAACAATTCCGTCACGGAGACCGAAGAGGTTCGTTAATAGCCACGCCAATAGGAGCAAACACCGAAGCGCCCGCGAGCCTACCATTTCTACGAACATGAGGGACTCCTTTGCATTTGCGAACTGAAAATTTAGTGATCATCGCCAACAATGGCGACTACGGGCAACTCGACTCGTTCCTCCCAGCCCTCCGCGTAGGCCCGTAACACGATTGGGGCGTCGACAGGACCGTTTTTCTGGAAGCATGCATGAACGCACATTGACAGTCCGCGCTTGGCGGAGGTTATCTTTTCAACAGCACATCCGTCGGGCACCTTTATTACCTCGGCAGCAAACGAGGTGCCATCGGCAGCCACCAGGTCAACGATCCGACGTTGTGCATCGTCTGGGCGGCACCGGCCAAATGCGACAACGCTAGGGACGACTTCCACGCGATGCGGGATCACGAACGACACCGGCACCTCGATAAGCGGACGGTAACGGCTGGTGGTCGAGATGCCCACTACAGACTTGTATTCGCCGGGCTCAAGTTCGCCAGCGTCAACCGCAAATTCCAGGCGGGTCTCGCTGTCCTGCGGCGCCGCACTTCCCATTTGGACAGTTGCGATGACCGGGAGATCCGCGCACGAAACGGACGTTAGCTGAAATGGATCCTCGGGGCCGCTTTTAAGTCGCAGAGACCGACTGGGAAGTTCACCGCGCGGCACTCGCCCGAAGTCGATCTCCGCTGGGATCGCGTACACGGTACGAACTTGGTTTCCAAAGATAGTGAAC is from Pirellulales bacterium and encodes:
- a CDS encoding AAA family ATPase; amino-acid sequence: MPLHRFPIVVWQDAQNFFTALTVDSVFDDAPAATAPTANRACDELKDYLAWLYQREPWRGSSNLVDVELREFIAAVRPEYQSDGRVYAGNEPFPLRVPCVTAHHAGGPHFAALPTLGFHFYYHDASALAELVGEYAQQQLKGSSPRELARVLPPGRITLDEIVIRVKDRSRRLKPDADLPGLGAVAEPLDDRAARRRFARAWLRESEAAALARQLTASRVNLLLVGPTGVGKTMLLAEAARQLDRNASQPAAATGDAGDERDNERLTFWLSSAGRLIAGMQYLGQWEARCQQIVEELSGASGVLCVENLLDLALAGGDGPGDGIAMFFLPYLERGELRLVGEATAGELTALRRLLPGLIDLFQIVSVEPLDRPRALAVLDRQAVARRQQSGVTVADGAAAVVYDLFRRFAPYETFPGQTVRFFDDLLDQTQRKHRPQASAADAIAAFVRRTGLPEPLLRDDLPLAFDDVLSGFRREIVGQDAACRAAAQLVVAFKAGLNDPHRPLGVLLFSGPTGVGKTQLAKTLCRYLFEHGEKQDRLVRLDMSEYGGFDAAQRLLGRPNGPPSELVKRVRQQPFVVVLLDEIEKASPEVFDVLLGLFDEGRLTDAYGRTTNFRSTIIIMTSNLGGES
- a CDS encoding glycosyltransferase family 39 protein; this translates as MLLAANDKRANRENRSSTASLLAAAAILVHCVLVAWISSRNAPVSDEAAHLAAGLHTLASGDFDLYAVNPPLVRLVASAPAYFLGAKAGVNPPPRGHGDRRRREWSAGVGLVRDNASDAQLFFALGRLVCLPFSVLGAVCCYHWASEMYASRAGLVSVILWCFSPNIMAWSATICPDAAAASAGVAAAYAFWRWLARPDCCRALLAGVALGLALLTKMTWVVLLAILPAMWAGLAIREGRSGLSGARRAALQLILVLGAGLAALNAGYAFDGSFTRLGQFTFVSRVLAGADSPADGGAGGNRFCGSWLGLLPVPVPRDYLLGMDIQKLDFEAGLESYLCGKWSQRGWWYYYLVCASLKIPLGTCILLLLALCSRLRSCFRRSGWRCRRNMAKKEDYAPRRYRRVGEALILVTVVAILALVSSQTGVNRHFRYMLPAMPFLFIAIGGSAPPRRAPHEMRHRIFISLLLLSLVSGLGVWPHSMSYFNELAGGPLRGHRYLVDSNIDWGQDILYLERWCSRNPSIDVLYTLFRNSYASELFHDAHIKRLGGSGADIRLVSLDLGHDLLTREGPLVGWYAASIHRLCEPACRHAYLLDLEPYARVGYSVWIWHVTSADADKIKSLLARRAASF
- a CDS encoding DUF1573 domain-containing protein translates to MAYLETAGLRAAVLELAPEDFQVVFGLVTLGNHRYIQALSREALPELVPLRRFETLKPRRVWVQRSSENGVMIAVGEARIKIDRLWHSFGVTEPFSEAETEFTLTNQSAPRIRVAYLSSSCTCTTAELANGKPLSKNESDSLVVRTKTADNTNYRQTVTLRLMEMAGGNHREVVFTIFGNQVRTVYAIPAEIDFGRVPRGELPSRSLRLKSGPEDPFQLTSVSCADLPVIATVQMGSAAPQDSETRLEFAVDAGELEPGEYKSVVGISTTSRYRPLIEVPVSFVIPHRVEVVPSVVAFGRCRPDDAQRRIVDLVAADGTSFAAEVIKVPDGCAVEKITSAKRGLSMCVHACFQKNGPVDAPIVLRAYAEGWEERVELPVVAIVGDDH